The Agrobacterium vitis sequence TGGCCGCCTATGATAAAATGCAGGTGGACATCATCCGCAAGCATTCACCGGGCCGCTGGATTACCCATAACTTCATGGGCTTCATCAATGATTTCGATCATTTCCAGGTTGGCGACAATCTCGATCTCGCCAGCTGGGACAGCTATCCGATTGGTTTCGTTGAAAAATTCCCATTTACCGAAGACGAGCGCGATCGTTGGGCGGAGACCTCCCATCCCGATATCGCGCCCTTCCATCATGATCTCTATCGTGGTGTTGGCCGTGGCCGGTTCTGGGTGATGGAGCAGCAGCCTGGTCCTGTGAACTGGGCGCCCTGGAACCCTGTGCCCAAGCCGGGCATGGTCAGGCTGTGGACCTGGGAAGCGCTGGCGCATGGGGCCGAGGTGGTCAGCTACTTCCGCTGGCGCCAGGCACCGTTTGCGCAGGAGCAGATGCATGCAGGGCTCAACCTGCCGGGGCTGGATGAATGGTCGGTCGGTGGGCTGGAAGCCCATGCCGTGGCTGGCGAACTGGCAGCGCTTGGCGATTTGCCAGAGAGTGTTCAGGCACCTGTGGCCCTGGTCTATGACTATGCCAGCTATTGGGCGACGACGATCCAGCCGCAGGGCCGGGATTTCCGCTATGAAGAATTGGCGTTCCGCTGGTACGAAGCAGCTCGCCGACTGGGGCTAGACGTGGATTTTGTGCGTCCCGGTGCCGATCTGTCCGGTTATAAACTGGTGCTCGTTCCCTGCCTGATGCAGGTTAACGAGGCAGCGCTTGCGGCCTTTAAAAGCACCGATGCCGTCGTGTTGTACGGCCCGCGCACCGGTTCACGCGACGAAAAATTCCGTATTCCGGACAATCTGCCGCCCGGCCCATTGGCTCCTTTGACCGGCACGCGCCAAACCCAGGTCGCCTCGCTGCGGCCCGGTCTTGGTGATAGCGTTTCAGGCACGGTTTCGGGCCGGGCCATCCGCTGGCGGGAATATCTGGAAACGACGGCAACCGTAATCGCCACATTCGAAAACGGCGATCCGGCCCTGACGTGCCAGAACGGCCACCACTATCTGGCCTGCTGGCCCGACAAGGCGTTGCTGTCTTCAACGCTGGCGGTGCTGGCAGAAAAGGCCGGTCTCGAAACCCTTGTTTTGCCGGAGCATATCCGCATCCGCCGCCGTGGCTGCCTGACCTTCGCCTTCAACTATGGGGCTGAGGACTGGACCATTCCGGCATCCGGCGCGTTCCTATTGGGTGGCCCTGTGCTCAAGCCGCAACAATTGGCGGTTTGGGGCTGATTGTCAGGGCTTGATTGCTGATATTGTCGAGGCAATGCGTCTCCTTCGCAAGGAGGCGCATAGTGCCATGCTTGGGCTTATTTGGCACGTTGACACCTCGGAAGAAGGCCGAGCAGGACGGAGCAGACAGTCCTAACAGTTTCAGCAGTTTTCACGCTTATTATTGAAACTCCCGCGCCATCCCAGCAAGATCGTCCCAGAGGCTCTCGGCAAAGCCGCGCATCACCAGAAGCTCAAACTGGTCCTCACCCGTGCGGCAGAGATTGACGGCGATGTGACCGATCAGGGTCGTCGTTGCCGCACCGATTGCGAAGTAATCGGGGTGAAGATCAAGGGCCGTACCTTTGGCCAAAACGTGGCGTACGGGTGCGCCGCTGATGCGGATCAGCACCCGACCGTGACTTTGATCGACAAGAAAGACTGTTTGGCCAAAGGCCGCCGTAGCTTGATCGGCACTGGCAGGCCCGACGGCAAACCATTGGCCGGGTCCCGCATTGCGCAG is a genomic window containing:
- a CDS encoding beta-galactosidase; translated protein: MLGVCYYPEHWPESQWQIDAQNMRKLGISYVRIGEFAWSRLEARRGQFTFEWLDRAIDILHAAGLKVVLGTPTATPPKWLMDEHLDIAPYDADGTVRGFGSRRHYSFSSEIWWAESARIVEVIAKRYGTHPGIAGWQTDNEYGCHDTTVSWGPDDLKAFRRWLRMRYQTTDQLNEAWGSVFWSMEVNSFDEVELPTRTVTEPNPAQRLDFWRFSSDQVAAYDKMQVDIIRKHSPGRWITHNFMGFINDFDHFQVGDNLDLASWDSYPIGFVEKFPFTEDERDRWAETSHPDIAPFHHDLYRGVGRGRFWVMEQQPGPVNWAPWNPVPKPGMVRLWTWEALAHGAEVVSYFRWRQAPFAQEQMHAGLNLPGLDEWSVGGLEAHAVAGELAALGDLPESVQAPVALVYDYASYWATTIQPQGRDFRYEELAFRWYEAARRLGLDVDFVRPGADLSGYKLVLVPCLMQVNEAALAAFKSTDAVVLYGPRTGSRDEKFRIPDNLPPGPLAPLTGTRQTQVASLRPGLGDSVSGTVSGRAIRWREYLETTATVIATFENGDPALTCQNGHHYLACWPDKALLSSTLAVLAEKAGLETLVLPEHIRIRRRGCLTFAFNYGAEDWTIPASGAFLLGGPVLKPQQLAVWG
- a CDS encoding sarcosine oxidase subunit gamma yields the protein MPENALPDSVLTDFHLVRRPALATKAVERFGVLTLETMFDATILHVLGKPGDVAPIPPQGFDLRNAGPGQWFAVGPASADQATAAFGQTVFLVDQSHGRVLIRISGAPVRHVLAKGTALDLHPDYFAIGAATTTLIGHIAVNLCRTGEDQFELLVMRGFAESLWDDLAGMAREFQ